A DNA window from Mobula hypostoma chromosome 3, sMobHyp1.1, whole genome shotgun sequence contains the following coding sequences:
- the LOC134343551 gene encoding uncharacterized protein LOC134343551, with protein MPRKPQQKKSVVVKSPRDGKKKGPTAAMEPWIQVGSPSDETHFISGVEERGAMAAVAVSQKKMPELRMRKEVRMRKSTQFKLQEPTATATESDSESELDIAENTDEEEEKEPEEIGSKGDDGDIREALLQLTAELRKLRTELRDVKMCYDKAMKRQDKMDKNLQKMERTIEHINNRVEKTENNVLVWNTGRNRLLEKVDVLENFSRCNNIKIVGLKEGIEGDNPIEFFQRWIPKTL; from the coding sequence atgcctcgtaaaccgcaacagaagaagtctgttgttgtgaagtcgccgcgagatgggaagaaaaaagggcctactgcagcgatggagccttggattcaggttggatctccttcagatgagacgcattttatctctggcgtagaagaacggggagcaatggcggcggtagcggtctctcagaagaagatgccggaattgcgcatgcgcaaagaagtacgcatgcgcaaatcgacacaatttaaactacaagaaccaacggccactgcaactgaaagtgactcagagtcagaattggatattgcagagaatacagatgaagaagaggagaaaGAACCGGAAgagattggaagtaaaggagacgatggagacataagagaggctttattgcaattaacggctgaattaagaaaattaagaacagagcttagagacgtgaagatgtgctatgataaagctatgaaaagacaggataaaatggataagaatcttcagaagatggaaagaacaatcgAGCATATTAacaatagagtggaaaaaacagaaaataatgtgcttgtctggaacacgggaagaaatcgactcttggagaaagtggacgtgttggaaaattttagtagatgtaataacattaaaattgttggtcttaaagaaggtatagagggagataatccaatagaattttttcaaaggtggatcccgaaaaccttgtaa